One genomic segment of Culturomica massiliensis includes these proteins:
- a CDS encoding class I SAM-dependent methyltransferase — translation MQERHADGERYFNELAYTSEKYLLPFIESVKEVTSGMQVLEIGCGMGGNLQPFVQRGCRVTGVDLGQDRIENAARMLDAAHRPGIELISADIFTVEHLKGCFDLIIVHDVIEHIPDKVRFFRLIREFLRPQGLVFLAFPAWQMPFGGHQQICKSKFLSHLPFYHLLPRFMYKGMLKLFGEAENTIDELLSIKDCGLTIEGCKKYINRFNYKIHKREFYFINPHYEVKFKLKPRKLSKVIVAIPYLRNFFCTSSFWLISDDL, via the coding sequence ATGCAAGAAAGACATGCCGACGGGGAACGCTATTTCAATGAATTGGCATATACTTCTGAAAAATATTTGCTTCCTTTTATTGAATCGGTGAAGGAGGTGACTTCCGGTATGCAGGTATTGGAAATCGGATGTGGAATGGGAGGAAATTTACAGCCTTTTGTACAGAGAGGATGCCGGGTGACCGGAGTCGATCTGGGCCAAGACCGTATAGAGAATGCTGCCCGCATGTTGGACGCCGCTCACCGGCCCGGTATTGAGCTGATCAGCGCGGATATTTTTACCGTAGAACATTTGAAAGGCTGTTTCGATTTGATTATTGTGCATGATGTCATTGAGCATATTCCGGATAAAGTCCGGTTTTTCCGGTTGATCCGGGAATTTCTTCGTCCGCAGGGGTTGGTATTTTTAGCTTTTCCGGCCTGGCAAATGCCTTTTGGCGGACACCAACAGATTTGTAAGAGTAAATTTTTGTCACATCTGCCTTTTTATCATTTATTGCCTCGTTTTATGTATAAAGGGATGTTGAAGCTTTTCGGCGAAGCTGAAAATACAATAGACGAATTACTGTCTATAAAAGATTGCGGACTTACGATTGAAGGCTGTAAAAAGTATATTAACCGCTTTAATTATAAGATTCACAAACGGGAATTTTATTTTATAAATCCTCATTATGAAGTGAAATTCAAGCTCAAACCGCGTAAGTTATCAAAGGTAATTGTGGCTATCCCTTATTTGAGGAACTTTTTTTGTACCTCCAGTTTTTGGCTGATCAGTGACGATTTATAG
- a CDS encoding lipoprotein signal peptidase — MSLKNKLFIFVIALLVIDQAAKIWIKTHFMIGDEFNVLGDWFKIHFIENNGMAFGMASESGKTGKTILSLFRIVAVVGIAWYTLRLLKEKAPIGVIFSFGMIFCGALGNIIDSMFYGLIFNDSYSQVATFLPESGGYAPFLHGRVVDMLYFPIYEDFLPSWIPIWGGDYLVFFRPVFNLADSYITIGVLILILFHRKFFSGKNNKKNEVKTDKGNTAKV, encoded by the coding sequence ATGAGTCTGAAAAATAAGCTTTTCATTTTTGTAATCGCTTTGCTGGTCATAGATCAGGCCGCAAAAATATGGATAAAAACCCATTTTATGATCGGGGATGAATTCAATGTGCTGGGTGACTGGTTCAAAATTCATTTCATCGAAAATAACGGTATGGCTTTCGGCATGGCATCGGAAAGCGGGAAAACCGGCAAAACCATCCTCAGCCTTTTCCGCATTGTCGCTGTCGTTGGAATTGCCTGGTATACGTTGAGATTACTCAAAGAAAAAGCCCCCATAGGCGTTATCTTTTCTTTCGGGATGATTTTTTGCGGAGCTTTGGGAAACATCATCGACAGTATGTTTTACGGACTCATTTTCAACGATAGTTATAGCCAAGTAGCCACATTTTTACCGGAAAGCGGAGGTTATGCTCCGTTTCTACACGGGCGGGTGGTAGACATGCTCTACTTCCCTATTTATGAAGATTTCCTACCTTCCTGGATTCCGATCTGGGGCGGAGATTATCTGGTCTTCTTCCGGCCTGTATTCAATCTGGCGGATTCCTATATTACAATAGGAGTTTTAATATTGATCCTGTTCCACCGAAAATTTTTTTCCGGGAAAAACAACAAGAAAAATGAGGTAAAAACAGATAAAGGCAACACAGCTAAAGTATAA
- a CDS encoding glycosyltransferase gives MKIVILGPAHPYRGGIAALNDRLAVELIKEGHEVTVFNFSLQYPKFLFPGKTQYTDDPAPRNVTILRKVNAVNPLNWWKVGRELRRLRPELIIVRFWLPFMGPALGTVCRIARRNKYTKVICIADNIIPHEKRIGDVPFTSYFVKGVDGFIAMSQEVFKDLEKFVPHPVRRFAPHPVYDHYGEIIPREVALAHLKLDAKFRYLLFFGFIREYKGLDILLEAMADQRIREQHIRLIVAGEFYGNADFYQKLIEQYGIEDLLVMHTDYIPSEVMNDYFCGADLVVQPYRSATQSGVTQVGYHFDKPMLVSNVGGLAEIVADGKSGYVVEPQSRAIADAIIDFYVNERAESYRTETRKLKQKFSWTNLTRNIFEIYDELKNN, from the coding sequence ATGAAAATTGTAATTTTAGGTCCGGCACATCCTTATCGGGGAGGAATTGCAGCTTTGAATGATCGTCTGGCAGTAGAGTTAATAAAAGAGGGGCATGAGGTGACGGTATTCAATTTCAGTTTGCAGTATCCGAAGTTCCTTTTTCCCGGTAAAACGCAGTATACGGATGATCCGGCTCCCCGAAATGTTACTATTCTTCGCAAGGTCAATGCGGTAAACCCTCTTAACTGGTGGAAAGTCGGGCGGGAATTGCGGCGTTTACGCCCGGAGTTGATTATCGTCCGTTTTTGGTTGCCTTTTATGGGACCGGCTTTGGGAACGGTTTGCCGGATTGCCCGCCGGAATAAGTATACCAAAGTTATCTGTATTGCAGACAATATCATTCCTCATGAAAAGCGGATCGGGGACGTCCCTTTTACCTCTTACTTTGTGAAAGGAGTTGACGGATTTATCGCCATGTCACAGGAAGTGTTTAAAGATTTGGAAAAATTTGTGCCTCATCCGGTCCGGCGTTTTGCCCCCCATCCGGTTTACGATCATTATGGCGAGATCATTCCCCGGGAGGTTGCTCTGGCGCATCTCAAGCTGGATGCAAAATTCCGCTATTTATTGTTTTTCGGTTTCATCCGGGAATATAAAGGGCTGGATATTTTATTGGAGGCGATGGCGGATCAGCGGATCAGAGAGCAGCATATCAGATTGATTGTGGCGGGAGAATTTTATGGAAATGCCGATTTTTATCAGAAGCTGATTGAACAATACGGGATAGAAGATTTGTTGGTTATGCATACCGATTATATTCCATCCGAGGTAATGAATGATTATTTTTGTGGGGCAGACCTGGTTGTACAGCCTTATCGCTCTGCGACTCAGAGCGGCGTGACTCAAGTCGGTTATCATTTTGATAAACCGATGTTGGTCAGTAATGTGGGTGGACTGGCAGAGATTGTCGCGGATGGAAAATCCGGATATGTCGTGGAGCCGCAAAGCCGGGCGATTGCCGATGCGATTATCGATTTTTATGTGAATGAACGGGCAGAGAGTTATCGTACGGAGACCCGGAAGTTGAAACAGAAATTTTCCTGGACGAATTTGACCCGGAATATTTTTGAAATTTATGACGAATTGAAAAATAATTGA
- the topA gene encoding type I DNA topoisomerase → MIENLVIVESPAKAKTIERFLGSNYTVKSSFGHIRDLEKKDLGIDIEHNFQPKYEISADKKAVVKELKALAKEAKTVWLASDEDREGEAIAWHLFEVLKLKPENTKRIVFHEITKDAILHAIQNPRDIDRNLVNAQQARRVLDRLVGFEVSPVLWKKVKPSLSAGRVQSVAVKLIVEREREINAFREQRYFKITGTFETTEKAELKAEVSERFETPELTVQFLEACKQSVFKVSDIETKPSIRKPAPPFTTSTLQQEASRKLGFSVSQTMAVAQKLYEHGWITYMRTDSVNLSDLAIRSAKAVICQTLGERYSHSRKYTTHSKGAQEAHEAIRPTYMDKPHIEGDHNEQSLYELIYKRTIASQMADAELEKTNITIEASESKIPFVASGEVIIFDGFLRVYRESNDDEHDDEKSALLPPINEGDKLGRKQIIATEQYTLHPPRYTEASLVKKMEALGIGRPSTYAPTITTIQNRGYIIKESREGAEREIIQYELKKDDITTTKSKKNFGAEKKKLFPSDMGMVVTDFLAANFPNIMNYNFTAQAEEALDNIAEGDIEWQKMIGQFYSPFHENVEKTLKNSERNTGARVLGSDPTTGETVSVRIGRFGPMAQIGEGDTVRYAGLRKGQLMETISLEEALELFKFPRKLGNFEDKEISIGIGRFGPYIKHNNNFVSLKKGEDDPGTITLDTAIQRILEKRESDKNKQIKVFDNGVMILNGRFGPYINYEKKNFKIPKSRNAAELTLEECMEIIEKEGSKKATGKKSTAKKTSGSTKKTKK, encoded by the coding sequence ATGATTGAGAATTTGGTTATAGTGGAGTCCCCGGCAAAAGCCAAAACCATAGAACGATTTTTAGGTAGTAATTATACGGTAAAATCCAGCTTCGGTCACATTAGAGACCTAGAGAAAAAAGATCTCGGAATTGACATTGAGCACAATTTCCAACCGAAATACGAAATATCAGCAGATAAAAAAGCTGTTGTAAAAGAATTAAAGGCATTGGCCAAAGAAGCGAAAACGGTATGGCTCGCTTCCGATGAGGACCGTGAAGGAGAAGCAATTGCCTGGCATCTTTTCGAAGTGTTGAAATTAAAACCGGAAAATACCAAGCGGATTGTTTTCCATGAAATTACAAAAGATGCCATTTTACATGCCATTCAAAATCCGCGGGATATAGACCGCAACCTGGTAAATGCCCAGCAAGCCAGAAGGGTATTGGATCGTTTAGTCGGTTTCGAGGTATCTCCTGTATTATGGAAAAAAGTAAAACCTTCACTTTCTGCCGGACGTGTACAATCTGTTGCAGTCAAACTGATCGTTGAACGGGAAAGGGAAATAAATGCCTTCCGGGAACAACGGTATTTCAAAATCACCGGAACCTTTGAAACCACAGAAAAAGCTGAACTGAAAGCTGAAGTATCGGAACGCTTTGAAACGCCCGAACTCACGGTTCAGTTTCTGGAAGCCTGCAAACAATCGGTATTTAAGGTCTCCGACATAGAAACCAAACCTTCTATCCGGAAGCCCGCACCTCCTTTCACGACATCGACATTGCAACAGGAAGCCTCCCGTAAACTCGGTTTCTCTGTTTCACAAACCATGGCCGTAGCCCAAAAGCTTTATGAACACGGATGGATCACCTATATGAGAACAGACTCAGTCAACCTATCCGATCTTGCTATTCGTAGTGCAAAAGCCGTCATTTGTCAAACTTTAGGAGAACGGTATTCCCACAGTAGAAAATACACCACCCACAGCAAAGGAGCACAGGAAGCGCATGAGGCTATTCGTCCGACCTATATGGACAAACCCCATATCGAGGGAGATCATAACGAGCAATCTCTATACGAATTGATATATAAAAGAACGATTGCTTCACAGATGGCTGACGCCGAACTGGAAAAAACCAATATTACGATCGAAGCTTCAGAAAGCAAAATTCCCTTTGTAGCTTCCGGGGAAGTCATCATATTCGACGGTTTTCTACGTGTTTACCGGGAGTCCAATGACGATGAACACGATGACGAAAAATCGGCACTCTTACCTCCGATTAACGAAGGTGACAAACTCGGCCGGAAACAAATTATCGCTACGGAACAATATACATTACATCCGCCCCGTTACACGGAAGCCAGCCTTGTAAAAAAGATGGAGGCTCTGGGAATCGGACGCCCGTCAACCTATGCACCGACCATAACAACCATACAAAACAGGGGATATATCATCAAAGAATCCCGGGAAGGAGCTGAAAGAGAAATTATCCAGTATGAGCTGAAAAAAGACGATATCACAACGACGAAATCCAAAAAGAATTTCGGGGCGGAAAAGAAAAAACTCTTTCCTTCCGACATGGGAATGGTGGTAACGGATTTTCTGGCTGCCAATTTCCCCAATATTATGAATTACAACTTCACCGCCCAGGCAGAAGAAGCCTTGGATAATATTGCAGAAGGAGATATTGAATGGCAAAAAATGATCGGACAATTTTACAGTCCTTTTCACGAAAATGTCGAAAAAACACTGAAAAATTCTGAACGGAACACCGGGGCCAGAGTATTGGGCAGCGACCCTACTACAGGGGAAACGGTCAGTGTGAGGATCGGCAGATTCGGACCGATGGCACAAATCGGAGAAGGTGATACAGTTCGTTATGCCGGTCTGCGCAAAGGACAGTTGATGGAAACCATTTCACTGGAAGAAGCCTTGGAACTTTTCAAATTTCCAAGGAAGCTCGGCAACTTTGAAGACAAAGAAATCAGTATCGGCATCGGCAGATTCGGACCCTATATCAAGCACAACAACAACTTTGTATCCCTGAAAAAAGGAGAAGACGATCCCGGAACCATCACATTGGATACGGCTATTCAACGCATCCTGGAAAAACGGGAGAGTGACAAAAACAAACAAATCAAGGTATTTGATAACGGTGTGATGATATTAAACGGAAGATTCGGACCCTATATCAACTACGAAAAGAAAAATTTCAAGATTCCCAAAAGTCGGAATGCGGCCGAATTAACACTGGAGGAATGTATGGAAATCATTGAAAAAGAAGGTTCAAAAAAAGCAACCGGAAAAAAGAGCACTGCAAAAAAAACTTCCGGAAGTACGAAAAAAACAAAGAAGTAA
- a CDS encoding peptidylprolyl isomerase codes for MATLQNIRNRGGLLVSIIIGLALVAFIVGDALSSGASVFNRSRNQIGEIAGKGISIQEYQNKVTKNEEVVKMMNGLTALNDEQQTMLRENTWQQMVMQDIMNREYEELGINVSGDELYDMLLGENISPIIRQMFTDPNTGILDLNQARTVIKNLIDSPGNSQQKAYWLNIEEQVSDTRKQSKYNNLLAKALFTTDAQAEEAVEGNAVKSDISYIVKNYSSIDDSTIQVSDSEIKAYYDSRKKLFEQPESRKIVYVNFDIEASSDDYNETEKLVADLVDEFTEAQNPAEFVSLSSDKKFDGTYYKKSEITNDSLAEFLFKNPKAVFGPYLENNSFRISRVADRRMLPDSVRARHILITPQNNDYAHAKNMADSLANVLKKGGDFETIARQYSTDQNSAVNGGDLGWFGQKDMIQPFSDTVFFAKPKDIKVVLTQYGAHIVQVTAQAKPVEKIQIATVEKEIVASPKTTNKIYNEARNFANAVNTLEDFNKKVEETGMTKRIATLSKNDKGIAGMENARDLVRQSYLSDKLNGVVLTGEGANIFESDNKFTIAILTEINEEGIAPLQSVASNIKRELIRKKKAEILSKELANATSGSESLLSVAQKAGLEVKEAPEVTFNSFQIAGAGIEPKVIATATLLEQGKISAPIEGNQGVYVIMVNNRTEEEVTPDMVEQTKNGLTQSNMYRANYQAMQALIKNAEVKDTRYKFY; via the coding sequence ATGGCAACATTACAAAACATCAGAAATCGTGGTGGACTCCTTGTAAGTATTATCATCGGTCTGGCACTCGTTGCATTCATCGTCGGTGATGCTTTAAGCTCGGGCGCAAGTGTGTTCAACCGTTCCCGCAACCAAATCGGAGAAATTGCAGGAAAAGGTATTTCCATTCAGGAATACCAAAACAAAGTAACAAAGAATGAAGAGGTAGTGAAAATGATGAACGGTCTTACCGCTTTAAATGATGAACAACAAACCATGTTACGGGAAAATACCTGGCAACAGATGGTGATGCAGGACATCATGAACCGGGAATACGAAGAACTGGGAATCAATGTAAGCGGAGACGAACTGTACGACATGCTGTTGGGTGAAAATATTAGTCCGATCATCCGTCAGATGTTTACTGATCCGAATACCGGGATACTGGATTTAAATCAAGCCCGCACAGTCATTAAAAATTTGATTGATTCTCCGGGAAATTCACAACAGAAAGCGTATTGGCTGAACATAGAAGAACAAGTTTCAGATACCCGTAAACAATCAAAATACAACAATCTCCTGGCGAAAGCATTGTTTACAACAGATGCTCAGGCAGAGGAAGCAGTTGAAGGCAATGCCGTAAAATCGGACATCAGTTACATCGTAAAAAATTATTCCAGCATTGACGATTCCACAATACAGGTTTCTGACAGTGAAATCAAAGCTTATTACGATTCCAGAAAGAAACTGTTCGAACAGCCGGAATCCCGGAAAATCGTATATGTAAATTTTGATATCGAAGCTTCTTCTGACGACTATAATGAAACAGAAAAATTGGTTGCCGATCTCGTTGATGAATTTACAGAAGCTCAAAATCCGGCTGAATTCGTTAGCTTATCTTCCGATAAAAAGTTCGACGGAACCTATTACAAAAAAAGCGAAATCACCAATGATAGTCTGGCCGAATTCCTTTTCAAGAATCCGAAAGCCGTTTTCGGCCCCTATCTGGAAAACAATTCATTCCGGATCAGCCGCGTAGCAGACCGCCGGATGCTTCCGGACTCTGTCAGAGCACGCCACATCCTGATCACTCCCCAGAACAATGATTATGCTCATGCGAAGAATATGGCAGACAGCTTGGCTAATGTATTGAAAAAAGGAGGAGATTTTGAAACAATAGCACGCCAATATTCGACAGATCAGAATTCTGCAGTAAACGGAGGAGATTTGGGATGGTTTGGACAGAAAGATATGATACAGCCTTTCAGCGATACCGTATTTTTCGCTAAACCGAAAGATATAAAAGTCGTACTGACACAATACGGTGCTCATATCGTACAAGTTACAGCTCAAGCGAAGCCGGTGGAAAAAATCCAGATTGCAACCGTAGAAAAAGAAATTGTAGCTTCACCTAAAACAACGAACAAAATTTATAACGAAGCACGTAACTTTGCCAATGCTGTCAACACACTGGAAGACTTCAACAAAAAAGTAGAAGAAACAGGAATGACCAAACGTATCGCAACTTTGAGCAAAAATGACAAAGGCATTGCAGGTATGGAAAATGCCAGAGACTTGGTACGTCAGAGTTATTTGTCCGACAAATTAAACGGAGTTGTACTCACCGGAGAAGGTGCCAATATTTTCGAGTCGGACAATAAATTTACAATTGCTATTCTGACCGAAATCAATGAAGAAGGCATTGCTCCTCTTCAATCCGTTGCTTCTAATATAAAAAGAGAATTGATCCGCAAAAAGAAAGCGGAAATATTGTCAAAAGAATTAGCAAATGCGACCAGCGGAAGTGAAAGTTTATTGTCTGTAGCACAAAAAGCCGGACTTGAAGTAAAAGAGGCTCCGGAAGTTACTTTCAATTCATTCCAAATCGCGGGAGCCGGCATTGAACCCAAGGTTATCGCAACGGCAACCTTATTGGAACAAGGAAAAATCTCCGCTCCGATTGAAGGAAACCAGGGCGTATACGTAATCATGGTAAACAACCGCACCGAGGAAGAAGTAACTCCGGATATGGTTGAACAAACCAAAAACGGTTTGACACAGTCCAACATGTACCGTGCCAACTACCAGGCCATGCAGGCTTTGATCAAAAACGCTGAAGTAAAAGACACTCGTTACAAATTTTACTAA
- a CDS encoding glycosyltransferase, whose translation MKTQISIIVCTYNRDKYIYKTLEHIAQNDFPKQHYEIILVDNNSTDRTVPECARFRQNYPDIPFFYFLEANQGLSFARNRGIAEARGDILVFLDDDAFMHKNYLHNLKNNLKNHPASAFGGKIIPEYETGQPPVWMSKWSYIWVSALDKGDKICLFEGKSFPIGANMGFRRTEIPADGFNTTLGRKKGNLMGGEEKDIFNRMKAREAKIYYFPDVEVRHIIPEKRTTRAYIRQLALGVGMSERLRTRKISGTAYLKRILSEIIKWGASCTLCLGYLLKCTPQKGTILIYFRWYVTRGLLSADNKIPR comes from the coding sequence ATGAAAACACAAATTTCAATCATCGTCTGTACTTATAACCGGGACAAATACATATATAAAACCCTGGAACATATTGCACAAAATGATTTTCCCAAACAGCATTATGAAATCATTCTGGTCGATAACAACAGCACAGACCGGACCGTTCCGGAGTGTGCACGATTTCGCCAAAATTATCCGGACATTCCTTTTTTCTATTTTCTTGAAGCCAATCAAGGGCTTTCCTTTGCACGTAACCGGGGAATTGCAGAAGCCCGAGGGGATATTCTGGTCTTTTTAGACGACGATGCTTTTATGCATAAAAACTATTTACACAACCTGAAAAACAACCTGAAAAATCATCCGGCTTCGGCTTTCGGAGGAAAAATCATCCCGGAATACGAAACCGGACAACCACCCGTCTGGATGAGTAAATGGAGTTACATCTGGGTATCGGCTCTCGATAAAGGAGACAAAATATGTCTGTTCGAAGGCAAATCTTTCCCCATCGGTGCCAATATGGGATTCCGACGGACAGAAATACCTGCCGACGGATTTAACACCACCTTAGGGAGAAAAAAAGGCAATCTGATGGGAGGGGAAGAAAAAGATATTTTCAACCGGATGAAAGCCCGGGAAGCCAAAATATATTATTTTCCCGATGTCGAGGTACGGCATATTATCCCGGAAAAACGTACAACCCGGGCATACATCCGTCAGCTCGCTCTGGGAGTCGGCATGAGCGAACGCCTCAGAACCCGGAAAATATCCGGAACGGCTTACCTGAAACGTATCCTGTCTGAAATCATCAAATGGGGTGCTTCCTGTACATTATGCTTAGGCTATCTGTTAAAATGCACTCCGCAAAAAGGAACCATCCTGATTTATTTCCGGTGGTACGTCACCCGCGGACTATTATCTGCCGACAATAAAATTCCCCGTTAA
- a CDS encoding UDP-glucuronic acid decarboxylase family protein, which yields MKKRILVTGGAGFIGSHLCKRLLAENNRVICLDNFFTGNKTNISPFLSNPDFQLIEHDITVPFEVEVDEIYNLACPASPIHYQYDPVKTIKASVLGANNVLELAQRTKAKVLQASTSEVYGDPIIHPQQENYWGNVNPIGLRSCYDEGKRCAETLFMDFHRYYGVNIKIIRIFNTYGPNMQKHDGRVISNFIVQALQGRDITIYGVGGQTRSFQYISDLLDGMIKMMATESSFTGPINLGNPCEITITDIAKTILKLTGSQSQLIHAALPPDDPAQRRPDISLAKTKLNWEPHISLEEGLKETIAYFRTIL from the coding sequence ATGAAAAAACGTATTTTAGTTACAGGCGGTGCCGGATTTATAGGCTCTCATTTATGTAAAAGGCTTTTAGCTGAAAACAACAGAGTCATATGTCTGGACAATTTTTTTACGGGAAATAAAACGAACATCTCTCCGTTTTTATCCAATCCTGATTTCCAATTAATTGAACACGATATTACGGTTCCTTTCGAAGTCGAAGTCGACGAGATATACAATCTAGCCTGCCCAGCCTCTCCCATTCATTACCAATACGATCCGGTCAAGACCATAAAAGCTTCCGTTTTGGGAGCAAACAATGTACTGGAATTGGCCCAGCGCACCAAAGCAAAAGTACTCCAGGCTTCAACGAGTGAAGTTTACGGCGACCCCATCATACATCCGCAACAGGAAAACTATTGGGGTAATGTCAATCCCATCGGCCTCCGCTCATGCTATGACGAAGGAAAAAGATGTGCGGAGACCCTATTTATGGATTTTCACCGATATTACGGCGTAAATATTAAAATCATCCGCATTTTCAATACATACGGTCCCAACATGCAAAAACACGACGGACGCGTAATTTCGAACTTTATCGTACAGGCATTACAAGGCAGAGACATCACGATTTACGGTGTCGGAGGACAAACACGAAGCTTTCAATACATCAGCGATCTGCTGGACGGAATGATTAAAATGATGGCAACGGAATCTTCTTTTACCGGTCCGATAAATCTGGGAAACCCCTGTGAGATAACCATAACGGATATTGCCAAAACAATACTGAAACTCACCGGCTCTCAATCCCAGCTTATACATGCAGCGCTACCTCCCGATGATCCGGCACAACGGCGACCGGATATCTCTCTGGCCAAAACAAAATTGAATTGGGAACCCCACATTTCATTAGAAGAGGGCCTGAAGGAAACAATTGCCTATTTCCGGACAATTCTATAA